The Helianthus annuus cultivar XRQ/B chromosome 16, HanXRQr2.0-SUNRISE, whole genome shotgun sequence genome includes a window with the following:
- the LOC110919364 gene encoding uncharacterized protein LOC110919364 gives MNILSLNIRGINGGAKALLVKELRMMNKIGVIALQESKLESVARANLAGFWGNNNFQFSFTASVGLAGGLIWLWDPSFIKVEDTVQNRSFLLIRGTLIGSGTSINLLNVYAPQSTVAKRQLWEEISVLINSYDGQWVLAGDFNVVRSLDERKHSKFKKACAENFNNFIFENGLREYPLQGRRFTCSRDNGRKLNHFSIILEVVDSKFGPRPFRIFSSWIGQPGFEEAVTEAAESFEASGPPDVSLTSKFAHIRARLRIWRDDFLSKEKEKKNLALSELEFLEKEMENRDLTEEEEWVLAENRKIVKDVDFRKNADIKQRSRAKWALDRDENSKFFHALVVFACGDEKAPGPDGMNFRFIKHFWNSFKEDFMKIFDEFYNTGDINLGSGASFIALIPKVKDPVSHSNYRPINLVGVISKVISKVLANRMRTVMDDVISDFQSAFLSGRFILDGPLIVNEIISWFKKKKSKAFILKIDFDKAYDNVSWKFVVSMLHQMGFHNKWCSWIMGVLKSANSSVLVNGSPTYTFRCEKGMRQGDPLSPFLFLVVMEALSCMINNAKEAEVIRGIPTPCNGSNISHLLYADDAIVMGE, from the exons ATGAATATTCTTTCTTTAAACATTAGGGGTATTAATGGGGGTGCTAAGGCTTTGTTGGTTAAGGAGTTAAGGATGATGAACAAAATTGGTGTGATCGCTCTGCAAGAGTCTAAACTGGAGTCTGTTGCTAGAGCTAATCTTGCGGGGTTTTGGGGTAAtaataattttcaattttctttcaCGGCTTCGGTTGGTCTGGCAGGAGGGTTAATTTGGTTATGGGATCCGTCTTTTATTAAAGTCGAAGACACTGTTCAGAATAGAAGCTTTCTGTTAATTAGAGGAACTTTAATTGGTAGTGGGACTTCTATAAATTTGCTTAATGTTTATGCTCCACAAAGTACTGTTGCCAAACGTCAGTTGTGGGAGGAGATTTCGGTGCTGATAAACTCTTATGATGGTCAGTGGGTCTTAGCGGGTGATTTCAATGTTGTTCGCTCTCTCGATGAGAGGAaacattcaaaatttaaaaaggCTTGTGCTGAGAATTTcaataattttatttttgaaaacggGCTCCGGGAATATCCTTTACAGGGGCGTAGATTCACTTGTTCAAGGGATAACGGCAGAAAATTAA ATCATTTTTCGATTATTTTGGAGGTTGTCGATTCGAAGTTCGGTCCTCGTCCTTTTCGAATCTTTAGTTCATGGATTGGACAGCCGGGTTTCGAGGAGGCAGTTACTGAGGCAGCTGAGAGTTTTGAAGCGAGTGGTCCCCCTGACGTCAGTCTCACTTCTAAATTCGCTCACATTAGAGCCCGGTTGAGGATATGGAGAGATGACTTTTTATctaaagaaaaagagaaaaaaaacttGGCTTTATCTGAACTGGAGTTTTTAGAAAAAGAAATGGAGAATAGGGATCTAACAGAGGAAGAAGAATGGGTCTTAGCGGAAAACAGAAAAATAGTGAAAGATGTGGACTTTAGGAAGAATGCCGACATCAAGCAAAGATCTCGTGCGAAGTGGGCCTTAGACAGGGACGAGAACTCTAAATTTTTTCATGCTTTG GTTGTCTTCGCTTGTGGGGATGAGAAGGCTCCGGGCCCGGATGGGATGAATTTCAGATTTATTAAACACTTTTGGAACTCCTTCAAGGAGGATTTTATGAAGATTTTTGATGAGTTCTACAACACTGGGGATATTAACTTAGGAAGTGGGGCCTCTTTTATTGCCCTGATTCCTAAAGTCAAAGATCCAGTTTCGCATAGTAATTACAGGCCCATTAATTTGGTGGGAGTGATTAGCAAGGTGATCTCGAAAGTCCTTGCCAATCGCATGAGGACGGTTATGGATGATGTCATTTCAGATTTTCAGTCGGCCTTTCTTTCAGGTAGATTCATTTTGGATGGCCCCCTCATTGTCAACGAGATTATTTCTTGGTTTAAAAAGAAGAAATCCAAGGCTTTTATTCTTAAAATAGATTTTGATAAAGCATATGATAACGTGAGTTGGAAATTTGTTGTTAGCATGCTACATCAAATGGGATTTCATAATAAGTGGTGTTCTTGGATCATGGGAGTTCTTAAATCGGCGAATTCGTCGGTTTTGGTTAACGGTTCGCCTACTTACACTTTTAGATGCGAGAAGGGTATGAGACAGGGCGATCCACTTTCTCCGTTTTTATTCTTGGTGGTGATGGAGGCTTTGTCTTGTATGATTAATAATGCTAAGGAAGCGGAGGTCATAAGAGGGATCCCAACGCCATGTAACGGGTCGAATATTTCCCACCTCCTTTATGCAGACGACGCTATTGTCATGGGAGAATGA
- the LOC110918457 gene encoding uncharacterized protein LOC110918457, with amino-acid sequence MVRGGGITRMKRHLAGVKGDIEPCKKVTADVRFTMQGLLKEIEVKAKGKSTNIGSSVDVLDDEDVEEISDQAQKGKKRVKSNVHPFFTKTTSDPSQPTIRKAMQSKEKVHEVNLAIAMWFYDACIPINACNSPYFQLAVDKIASIGYGYKAPNYHALRVNLLKDAKTSVGLIIDSYRSDWVESGCTIMSDGWRDIRHRHLINFLVYCEKGISFLKSVDASDIESNTVNLCNLFAEVTEMVGVKNVVQIVTDNAANYKAAGKMLCAKYPSVTWTPCAAHCLNLLLKDVSELENVAKLVKLASRITVFIYNHKMPLNWLRKREGWTEIIRPGPTRFGTTFIALKSLVDHKNDLQALVISNEFKKMSKLGNATECKEVVMNEIFWSNCLITVTVMAPLLRVLRLCDMDEKPSLPYVFEGMIQADKGVKAIFKGKEDLYKPYTDIIDARWKKMLCSSIHCAAYWLNPAYQYDKENLYKGKEVFKGVLEMVEKNFSVDEVIDITTALGKFRDGEECFGRSSAVASRKAIQPAEWWRLFGGDYPLMQNFAVRILSQTASSSGCERNWSVFERIHTKKRNRLEHERLNDLVFVHYNLRLQNRLKYAKRSYDPVDCESISHAEFWVVEEEPAGELHNDDIDNMFGEEDHDPVSQTQGNENSYALVDEDGDDSEFHLLSDRELDAYNTPMA; translated from the exons ATGGTGCGTGGTGGCGGTATAACGAGAATGAAGCGACACCTTGCGGGCGTTAAAGGTGATATAGAGCCTTGTAAAAAGGTAACGGCGGATGTTCGTTTTACTATGCAAGGACTTCTTAAAGAAATTGAAGTTAAAGCAAAAGGTAAGTCTACTAACATTGGATCTAGTGTGGACGTCTTAGATGACGAAGACGTTGAGGAAATAAGTGACCAAGCACAAAAGGGAAAAAAGAGAGTAAAATCAAATGTGCATCCTTTCTTTACAAAAACTACAAGCGATCCTTCTCAACCTACTATTAGAAAAGCTATGCAAAGCAAAGAAAAGGTACATGAGGTTAACTTGGCTATTGCTATGTGGTTCTATGACGCATGTATACCTATAAATGCTTGTAATTCTCCTTATTTTCAACTAGCGGTAGATAAAATAGCATCTATAGGATATGGTTACAAAGCACCTAACTATCATGCTTTAAGGGTCAATCTGTTGAAAGATGCAAAAACATCAGTTGGGCTAATAATAGATTCATATAGAAGTGACTGGGTTGAAAGTGGTTGCACGATTATGAGTGATGGGTGGCGGGATATTAGGCATCGACATTTGATTAATTTCTTAGTTTATTGTGAGAAAGGAATTTCATTTCTTAAATCTGTAGACGCATCTGATATTGAGAGCAATACTGTGAATTTGTGTAATTTGTTTGCTGAAGTTACGGAAATGGTTGGGGTTAAGAATGTAGTTCAGATAGTTACTGACAATGCTGCTAATTACAAGGCAGCTGGTAAAATGTTATGTGCAAAATATCCTTCAGTTACTTGGACACCTTGTGCAGCTCACTGTCTTAATCTTCTGTTAAAGGATGTTTCAGAGTTGGAGAATGTTGCAAAGTTGGTTAAACTTGCATCTAGGATTACTGTTTTTATTTATAATCATAAGATGCCGTTGAATTGGTTAAGAAAAAGAGAGGGTTGGACAGAAATCATTCGTCCAGGTCCTACCCGGTTTGGTACGACCTTCATTGCATTAAAAAGTTTGGTAGATCATAAAAATGACTTGCAAGCTCTTGTCATATCTAATGAATTTAAAAAGATGTCAAAACTGGGGAATGCAACTGAATGTAAAGAAGTTGTGATGAATGAAATTTTTTGGAGCAATTGTTTGATTACTGTGACAGTAATGGCTCCTTTGTTGAGGGTTTTGCGTTTGTGTGATATGGATGAAAAACCTTCTTTGCCATATGTTTTTGAGGGGATGATTCAGGCAGATAAGGGAGTTAAGGCAATATTTAAGGGAAAGGAAGATTTGTATAAGCCATATACAGATATAATCGATGCTCGATGGAAAAAGATGTTATGTTCTAGTATTCATTGTGCGGCATATTGGTTAAATCCAGCTTATCAGTATGACAAAGAAAATCTTTATAAAGGTAAAGAAGTTTTCAAGGGTGTTCTCGAAATGGTTGAGAAGAATTTTTCGGTTGATGAGGTTATTGATATTACAACGGCTTTAGGCAAGTTTCGTGATGGCGAAGAATGTTTTGGTAGAAGTAGTGCCGTTGCTTCTCGTAAAGCAATTCAACCCG CCGAATGGTGGAGATTATTTGGTGGAGATTATCCGTTAATGCAAAACTTTGCCGTTCGAATATTAAGTCAaaccgcatcttcctctggtTGTGAACGTAATTGGAGTGTCTTTGAAAGGATTCACACAAAAAAAAGAAATCGGTTGGAACATGAAAGACTAAATGATCTTGTGTTTGTTCATTACAACTTACGTTTACAAAATAG ACTCAAATATGCTAAAAGATCCTATGACCCAGTTGATTGTGAAAGTATTAGTCATGCGGAATTTTGGGTGGTTGAAGAAGAGCCGGCAGGAGAACTTCATAACGATGATATAGATAACATGTTTGGTGAGGAAGATCATGACCCGGTTTCTCAAACACAAG GAAACGAAAATAGTTATGCTCTAGTTGATGAGGATGGTGACGATAGTGAATTTCATCTTTTAAGCGACCGGGAACTTGATGCATACAACACTCCAATGGCTTAA
- the LOC110915181 gene encoding ataxin-3 homolog yields MEGPINGGMLYHEVQESKLCAVHCVNTVLQGPFFSEFDLAALASDLDRREHQMMLEGSAAAAGDAFLTEESFNVSMDGDFSIQVLQKALEVWDLQVIPLHSPVAEPAQVDPELENAFICHLQDHWFCIRKVNGEWYNFDSLYAAPEHLSKFYLSAYLDTLKGFGWSIFLVRGNFPKECPMTSGETTNGFGQWLLPEDAERIIKSCNSGQRQQHHQQQQLQPPRTPPMEEDDDLNAAIAASLRDTAGEAGTSGNDHDDDLEAAIAASLKDSSPAVVNKENDAVTAPAAVATLTDTTPPATPVTGGEDENESKKSGLQDK; encoded by the exons ATGGAAGGTCCGATCAACGGGGGAATGTTGTACCACGAGGTACAAGAATCAAAACTATGCGCCGTTCATTGCGTAAACACGGTGTTGCAGGGCCCTTTCTTCTCCGAGTTCGATTTGGCCGCCCTCGCTTCCGATCTTGACCGGAGAGAGCATCAGATGATGCTTGAAGGCTCCGCCGCTGCTGCCGGAGATGCTTTCTTGACGGAGGAATCGTTTAATGTGTCCATGGATGGTGATTTCAGTATCCAG GTGTTACAAAAGGCATTAGAGGTGTGGGACCTACAGGTGATTCCACTCCACAGTCCGGTAGCCGAACCAGCGCAGGTGGACCCGGAACTTGAAAACGCTTTCATATGCCATTTGCAAGACCATTGGTTCTGCATCAGAAAAGTCAATGGTGAATGGTACAACTTCGACAGTTTATACGCAGCCCCCGAACATCTATCAAAGTTCTATCTTTCCGCATATCTCGACACGTTAAAAGGTTTCGGGTGGAGCATCTTTTTGGTCCGGGGTAACTTCCCAAAAGAGTGCCCGATGACATCTGGTGAAACTACTAATGGTTTCGGTCAGTGGCTGCTGCCCGAAGACGCTGAACGTATAATCAAGTCGTGTAATTCCGGGCAGCGGCAGCAACACCATCAACAGCAGCAGTTGCAGCCGCCTAGAACTCCGCCAATGGAAGAAGATGATGATCTAAATGCTGCCATTGCCGCTAGTTTGAGAGACACCGCTGGTGAAGCTGGGACTTCTGGGAATGATCATGATGATGATCTGGAGGCCGCGATAGCCGCTAGCTTGAAGGATTCTTCACCGGCGGTGGTAAACAAAGAAAATGATGCGGTAACTGCACCAGCGGCAGTAGCCACCTTGACTGATACCACACCGCCAGCGACTCCTGTTACTGGGGGTGAAGACGAAAATGAAAGTAAGAAGAGTGGGTTGCAAGATAAGTGA